A portion of the Gemmatimonas sp. genome contains these proteins:
- the radC gene encoding DNA repair protein RadC, whose translation MPLPTSQPTQPRLKIKELPSTERPRERMRLLGAQALSTTELLATLLGSGHRGGSALQCAQQLFTQSGGSLGRLAAVPFAALTRTRGVGLARAAAVQAALELGRRMAGEAREAGQPLRGPRDVAAVYAPRLQDAPVEEFHVAILDAQHRLERDVMVTRGLLNSSLVHPREVFREAIAERAAAVILVHNHPSGDPTPSAEDRAVTEQLVAAGRLLDIPVHDHVIVGRGRYVSFAEAGLL comes from the coding sequence GTGCCCCTACCGACTAGCCAGCCCACCCAACCTCGCCTTAAGATCAAGGAGTTGCCGTCGACGGAGCGGCCGCGGGAGCGTATGCGGCTCCTTGGCGCTCAGGCGCTGAGTACCACCGAGTTGCTGGCCACGCTGCTCGGCTCGGGACATCGGGGGGGCTCGGCGCTGCAATGCGCGCAGCAACTGTTCACACAGTCCGGTGGGTCGCTCGGTCGCCTGGCGGCTGTTCCGTTTGCCGCCTTGACCCGAACGCGAGGTGTTGGGCTGGCGCGAGCGGCGGCGGTGCAGGCGGCGCTGGAACTTGGTCGCCGGATGGCAGGAGAGGCACGGGAGGCAGGACAACCGCTGCGCGGACCGCGTGATGTGGCGGCGGTATACGCGCCGCGATTGCAGGATGCGCCGGTCGAGGAGTTTCACGTGGCCATCCTTGACGCGCAGCATCGGTTGGAGCGGGACGTGATGGTCACACGAGGGCTGCTCAATTCCTCCTTGGTGCACCCCCGTGAGGTGTTCCGGGAGGCGATCGCCGAGCGGGCGGCGGCGGTCATCCTCGTGCACAACCATCCCAGTGGTGATCCGACGCCCAGCGCGGAGGATCGCGCGGTCACGGAGCAGTTGGTCGCCGCCGGGCGACTGCTGGACATCCCGGTGCACGACCATGTCATTGTGGGACGGGGTCGATACGTAAGCTTTGCGGAGGCTGGACTGTTGTGA